One window of Theropithecus gelada isolate Dixy chromosome 4, Tgel_1.0, whole genome shotgun sequence genomic DNA carries:
- the LOC112622508 gene encoding glutathione S-transferase A1 yields the protein MFQQVPMVEIDGMKLVQTRAILNYIASKYNLYGKDIKERALIDMYTEGIADLGEMILLLPICPPEEKDAKIALIKEKTKNRYFSAFEKVLKSHGQDYLVGNKLSRADIHLVELLYYVEELDSSLISSFPLLKALKTRVSNLPTVKKFLQPGSPRKPPMDAKSLEEARKIFRF from the exons ATGTTCCAGCAAGTGCCAATGGTTGAGATTGACGGCATGAAGCTGGTGCAGACCAGAGCCATTCTCAACTACATTGCCAGCAAATACAACCTCTACGGGAAAGACATAAAGGAGAGAGCCCT GATTGATATGTATACAGAAGGTATAGCAGATTTGGGTGAAATGATCCTCCTTCTGCCCATATGTCCACCTGAGGAAAAAGACGCCAAAATTGCCTtgatcaaagaaaaaacaaaaaatcgcTACTTCTCTGCCTTTGAAAAA GTCTTAAAGAGCCATGGACAAGACTACCTTGTTGGCAACAAGCTGAGCCGGGCTGACATTCACCTGGTGGAACTTCTCTACTACGTGGAAGAGCTTGACTCCAGCCTTATCTCCAGCTTCCCTCTGCTGAAG GCCCTGAAAACCAGAGTCAGCAACCTGCCCACGGTGAAGAAGTTTCTGCAGCCTGGCAGCCCCAGGAAGCCTCCCATGGATGCAAAATCTTTAGAAGAAGCCAGGAAGATTTTCAGGTTTTAG